The following coding sequences lie in one Actinomyces capricornis genomic window:
- a CDS encoding PAS domain S-box protein, protein MEYVEGKERRFGAEDLFFSTTDAKGVIRRTNRVFDSLSRYSAEELVGAPHNIIRHDDMPAGAFKLMWDELAQGRPACVYVLNRAKDGLDYWVFATVAPLADGYLSVRVRPNNHALFTPVKEVYQRVRTAEREYAEQGHGRREVAEHGAQLLAQELAAIQFRGLYSFARAALPRELALLVVEGVRVPRRAETDSPMSSILSAVSAIERDTDELVYQLGEYQDLINGLGSWASGVRSVIERATRVGALVGEVTSPDGESSVPTVSERVKERSAQAVEVLQQLNSSLVALYETASEVRFRSSMMRLHTLMVGIFAAAVLDEVETEEASEAIGDLAEALLADLEPLIPSCQKAADLAERLDADLRSVVSNLDRVKRPFQRWIRALSDEGAQPLAEGVDAQAVLQEAIELGDQGFPETASLAELAAKARGVVVTLDEPVIRERVATVRQSLGEIKAE, encoded by the coding sequence ATGGAATACGTCGAAGGCAAGGAGCGCCGCTTCGGCGCGGAGGACCTGTTCTTCTCGACGACTGACGCCAAGGGTGTCATCCGCAGGACGAACCGGGTCTTCGACTCGTTGTCCCGCTACAGCGCTGAGGAGCTGGTGGGGGCGCCCCACAACATCATCCGCCATGACGATATGCCCGCGGGCGCCTTCAAGCTCATGTGGGATGAGCTGGCGCAGGGGCGGCCGGCCTGCGTCTACGTCCTCAACCGGGCCAAGGACGGCCTGGACTACTGGGTCTTCGCCACGGTCGCGCCTCTGGCCGACGGCTACCTGTCGGTGCGCGTGCGGCCCAACAACCACGCCCTGTTCACCCCGGTCAAGGAGGTCTACCAGCGGGTGCGCACCGCCGAGCGCGAGTACGCCGAGCAGGGGCATGGCCGCCGCGAGGTCGCCGAGCACGGCGCGCAGCTGCTGGCCCAGGAGCTGGCCGCCATCCAGTTCCGCGGCCTGTACTCCTTCGCCCGCGCCGCCCTGCCGCGCGAGTTGGCCCTGCTGGTGGTCGAGGGCGTGCGGGTCCCGCGCCGCGCCGAGACCGACAGCCCGATGTCCTCCATCCTGTCCGCGGTCTCGGCCATCGAGCGCGACACCGACGAGCTGGTCTACCAGCTCGGGGAGTACCAGGATCTCATCAACGGCCTGGGCTCGTGGGCCTCGGGCGTGCGCTCGGTCATCGAGCGGGCGACCCGCGTGGGCGCCCTCGTGGGCGAGGTCACCAGCCCCGATGGGGAGTCCTCGGTGCCCACCGTCAGCGAGCGCGTCAAGGAGCGCAGCGCCCAGGCGGTCGAGGTCCTCCAGCAGCTCAACTCCTCCCTGGTGGCCCTCTATGAGACGGCCTCCGAGGTGCGCTTCCGCTCCTCGATGATGCGCCTGCACACCCTCATGGTGGGCATCTTCGCCGCGGCGGTGCTCGATGAGGTGGAGACGGAGGAGGCCTCCGAGGCCATCGGCGACCTGGCCGAGGCCCTGCTGGCCGACCTCGAGCCGCTCATCCCCTCCTGCCAGAAGGCGGCCGATCTGGCCGAGCGCCTGGATGCCGACCTGCGCTCCGTGGTGAGCAACCTGGATCGGGTCAAGCGGCCCTTCCAGCGCTGGATCCGTGCGCTCAGCGATGAGGGCGCCCAGCCGCTGGCCGAGGGAGTGGATGCCCAGGCCGTGCTGCAGGAGGCCATCGAGCTCGGCGACCAGGGATTCCCGGAGACGGCCTCCCTGGCCGAGCTGGCCGCCAAGGCGCGCGGCGTTGTGGTGACCCTCGATGAGCCGGTGATCCGCGAGCGCGTGGCCACGGTCCGCCAGTCGCTGGGGGAGATCAAGGCCGAATGA
- a CDS encoding response regulator transcription factor, which produces MTTAPETLTRPDGSPVRVLVVDDEQMLADLLASALRYEGWEVTTAGTGISAVKAAQEIDPDVIVLDIMLPDFDGLEVMRRVRGHSPTVPVLFLTAKDAVEDRVAGLTAGGDDYVTKPFSLEEVVARLRGLLRRSGASEHKPASLLEVGDLRMDEDSHEVWRGQDEIRLTATEFELLRYLMRNPRRVLSKPQILDRVWNYDFGGQANIVELYISYLRRKIDKGREPMIHTMRGVGYVLKPAPGAEATATTTT; this is translated from the coding sequence ATGACTACTGCCCCAGAGACTCTGACCCGCCCGGACGGCTCCCCCGTCCGTGTCCTCGTCGTCGACGACGAGCAGATGCTGGCCGATCTCCTGGCCAGTGCACTGCGCTACGAGGGCTGGGAGGTCACCACCGCAGGCACGGGAATCTCCGCGGTCAAGGCGGCCCAGGAGATCGATCCGGACGTCATCGTCCTGGACATCATGCTGCCGGACTTCGACGGCCTGGAGGTGATGCGCCGCGTCCGCGGCCACAGCCCCACCGTGCCCGTCCTGTTCCTCACCGCCAAGGACGCCGTCGAGGACCGCGTCGCGGGACTGACCGCCGGAGGCGACGACTACGTGACCAAGCCCTTCTCCCTGGAGGAGGTCGTGGCCCGCCTGCGCGGCCTGCTGCGGCGCTCGGGCGCCAGTGAGCACAAGCCCGCCTCCCTGCTGGAGGTCGGGGACCTGCGCATGGACGAGGACTCCCACGAGGTATGGCGCGGCCAGGACGAGATCCGCCTGACGGCCACCGAGTTCGAACTGCTGCGCTACCTCATGCGCAACCCCCGCCGCGTCCTGTCCAAGCCCCAGATCCTCGACCGGGTCTGGAACTACGACTTCGGCGGCCAGGCCAATATCGTCGAGCTCTACATCTCCTACCTGCGCCGCAAGATCGACAAGGGCCGTGAGCCCATGATCCACACCATGCGCGGCGTGGGCTACGTGCTCAAGCCGGCACCCGGCGCCGAGGCCACCGCGACCACCACCACTTAA